GAATATTGATTTCCTCCTCTTCATTGAAtgcaaaataatataattaaaggaAAGACTGAGAGAAGACTTTTTTCTGTTACGTGACACTCAAGcctaaaaaaaaacataacaattataacaaattccTTCTAGAATACTCTAAGGTAAGAAATGAATCATTTTAAGAATGGATAAAATTAGACCACTCTATAAACTTTCAGAGTCGTTCTTTTGAGCCTAATGTCCCCACCTTTATCAATTTCtatctaaataaaattgaagctaattatttataagatggtgttaaaaacaattatttacatCACGGTGGATGTTGTTtggttaaaaatataacatatatcAAAGTTTGGCAATTACACCTTTGTTCTTTTGTTCTAAGTAATTGTGGTTATGGGTTTGACTTAATCTGAGGTACAAAAGTTAAAAGATGTGGTATTCGGGTTGGGCATTTTAATGCGTTATTTTTCtttggcttaatacctctttttgtccctctttataagggaaatgttcaagttcgtcctaccttttttaaaaagttcaatgtggtcccaagttgtgaaaaaagtgtccaatttaatcctttttggtcacggcgttaaatatttaacgatgaAACTGCTCCTCTGGACTAAACTTGATGAGTTGTTCATTTTTTCTCTTACGTGGCATGGTGACGtgtcaattttgaatttaacaaaaaaattgcttgacacatcatcttcttcttccacctctgCCACTCCCAATAATTGCAGTGGGTAGTGTTTTCAAATTCCCCAAACAGCCGTTCGAGAACATCTCATCCCAAAGCTTCCTCGCAGGACGCAGTAGATCCTCCTTACAACACGCTTCCATTATGTAATTATAAGACGAGACATTGGGTTGaaaccctttcttcttcatctcctgCAGAACAGTATAGCCTTCTCTCACTTTCCCAGCCCTGCACAAAAATGAAATCATTACATTGAAACCCTCCACATCTTTAAAGTAGTTTTGAGAATTCAAAACATGGAACGTCTCCAATAACTCATCAACCTTGCCATGCCTACACAGATTCCTACACAAATCATTAACAGTCAAAATAGTTGGGAACCTCTCTTTCTCAAccatgaaattgaaaaacattGTAGCCATATTCCTCATTGATCGGAACCCTGCGGCAACAACCCAATAAGCCATGAAATCGGGTTTCCAACCCCATCCACAAAGCCTCTGATACCTTAGAAGCTCGACACAACCCATGAACAGTCAAATTGCGATTTCGAAGCCCAATACCTTAGAAGCCCCAAATTGCGATTTCGAAACCCTAACTCAGAAATTTTAATCACTGTCCTAACTCAGAAATTTTAATCACTGCCACGTTCTCAGTTAATGAAAAATACTGTCACTGCCACGTTACGAAGGTAAACCGCCACGTTGCACATATCAGTCCACGCTATCAGCtagatcgttaaatatttaacgccgtgaccaaaaaagattaaattagacacttttttcacaacttgggaccacattgaactttttaaaaaaggtaggacgaaatTGAACATTTTCCttataaagagggacaaaaagaggtattaagcctttttctttatatgaatCGACTGAAAATTTTTTGTGGGTGCATAACAGTGGTTGGGTATCGTggatgatgtttttttttttattatttgtcatGAGAGTAGGAAGCCATTTACAAGTTTAGGGTTTCAATTATTAGGTATTGGCGTTAGAAGAAAATCTTTGCCTATTGTGTTAGTTACAGTTATatactatataaatattttttacaagtGTTTAGTAAGATGGAGtcttttttttggtttttgttttgtatattagTTACATATTGTAGTTATTCtaatatacaatatatataatcattaaaagagtttgttttttatttatatttgcggctttaattatatatattatttaatattatatcacTAAATAATAGTCGAGGGTTTTGAAAGGTTATTttgttaaaagtatatttaaataagaaaagaaaacaagttgatttctaaaatattaaaagattacTTTGTATGATACGTCTTTTATCGGAAACACTTTTTGTGACTGTTTATAATTTCAatgtttatcttaaaaataaactaaaaaaaataagcctgccttaatctTAGATTAGAGTCAACActattcttaattaataaattgacTTGGAGTGAATTCAATCTAACGAAAAGGTAGCGCATACGCCATCTGTTACTTGATAAAGTCAACAATTATGGTGACAGAGCAAGTTGTTCAACAAAAATAACAGTTACCATTAATAATTGCAAAACATGATTATCTAAATTCATTACACAAAATAATGGTCTATGATTCAAACAAGACAAAATTACGATCGTTGTCACACCTCCAATATATTGTCTACGATGTAGATtgcaattacaaaaatatacaaactTTATTATCTTTGTAATTATCATTCAAAATTCCTTTTACattaagaataagaaaaaattctatacacatacacacacattttgatttaaataattgtcaaaatatttttaaaattataattatcatcTACACACGACTGTTGTAAGAAGTTAAATATAgattaattaagattaaagataacttttaaaagaaaaaaattgtaagaaaatggaggaaagaaactaagaaaagaaaagaaaagaaagaggaaaaaaaggCCCACACAGCACATAGCACTGAGAGCAGTCACCACCGAATACCAATAATTGATCATTCTTCTCCTAATCCCTTCTGTATACAAGCTGTCACcctttcttctgtttctctctctctctctctctcttcgcCAATCCCAAAACCCATTTCACTGATCTCTTCTTCTGCAAACCAACGAACAAACAATGTTCCCACAACCTTAAAACCTTCACAATCcacgcacccaaaaccctcaACCCAGTTATGCTTTTCTTCGCGCaccctttcttccttcttcttctcgcTCTCGTTTCTCCCACGGCCTCGCTCAGCCGCCAGACCAATGCCACCACCATCTACGAGGTCCTAAGCGACTACGGCCTACCCATGGGCCTATTCCCCAAGGGCGTCAGGGACTTCGGCCTGGCCCATGACGGCAGCTTCTGGGTCCATCTTGACGAGGCCTGCAACGCCAAGTTCGAGAACGAGCTGCATTACGAACGCAACGTCTCGGGCCACCTCAGCTGCGGCATGATCGACGCCCTCACGGGCCTCCAGGCCCAGGAGCTCTTCCTCTGGCTCGAGGTCATGAGCATCCGCGTCGATGTCCCCACCACCGGCGTCATCTACTTCGACGTCGGCGCCGCCTACAAGCGCTTCCCTCTCTCGCTCTTCGAAACGCCCCCGGAATGCGTCGCCGTGCGCTCCAAACAACACCACGCTCCTTCCCAGGTTCCactctctcttctccttttctcttgTTTCAATCCTTGCCTCACATCGTGAGTCAGTTTTAGAGGATCCAGTTAGACCTAAATCCAAATTCTTACATATAGTGTTTGTGATTGTTATTGGGTTTATTAGACCATTGACTATTCAGTCATTATCAGGTTTTCCACCAATGTCTAATTTAGAACGTGGAGTTGACTTGGGGATAAACCTTTTTGTGTGTTTGGAGTGGAGGTTCTAGAAAAAATGCAACTTCAGAAGTGGGAGTTGCATTTGTCTGGAATTTTCTGTCAGGATTGTGACGAAGTTGTGGTGGATTAATTCaaatctagtttttttttttttttttttttttgggggggggggggggggggggggggggggggggttgttGGAGGGAGGAATGGATGAAAAGCAAGATGGTGTTATTGTCTGAATTCCGTTATTATGGTTTAGTTTTGTGTATCTGTTAATCCTGGGAACCGTTTCTTTATGGTGATTAAGTGGGTGCACGTGGAGGATGGGATGATGTGTTGAATGGTTTTGATCTTTCATTTGTGTCGTCTTTTTACTATTGGTGGAGTTGTGGGTTTTGTGGCGATCTTGGTGTTAGGAGACAAATGTGTTTGATGCGGCTGCAGTGGCTGTTACAGAGAGTCAAAGCATAATGTTGTGGCCATGATTATGCAGACTGGTTTCTGTAACTCGAGTGTgatttatattgtaaaatattattttttgtttcttttttaaatgaagAGGACAGATATCGACACCAAGCTCATGCCTCATCACATGCAGTGTCACTCGATATGACCCACACTATTGAGCTAGGACCACAAAAACAGAAGAGGATGGGAAGACATTTCCCGgctgtttattgttttttttttaaaagcttttgttttcGAAACAATTTTCAAGACTGGGTATGTTTTGGATGAGAAATTGATTGTTATGTAACATGGAATTGTTTTTACAGaaacactttttaaaattaaagagtGAGAAGGAAATCGAACACGTCCTAAGGTTTTAATTTGGATGctgtttgtttttgtgtttagaACGAGCTGATTATGATGAAGTTCTTTTACCAGTTAGTCGTATTCTGTGGCATCTCTTTTGTGCTTGTTCTCTTTGTATCCCTATGGTTCATATTGCATGTATATAGTTGCATACAGATTGTGAGCATGCTGTGAAAATCTTGATGTTCTATTTTGAGGCATTGGGCTAAAATCTCTGCGGTTTGGTTTGTCTTTCATATGCAGGGGCATAGTCAATCTGGAAGGCTTGAGTTTAAGCTTGATCAGGAGACCTCTGGAAGAAATGTTTTATAGTATGGACCGTGCAAAAAAGGGTGAATGGAATTTTTCTGTAGCACGATGATCATGGGTTCTCCAATCAGATTGTATGCCTTCGGAGAGTATAAATTAATAGGTCCACTGATTTGGACCTGTTGTGTTATTTGTGTTATCTTCTCATATAGTGCAGAGTTAGTGTTGTAGAAGCAATCCGTATCTTCGTAATTTATTGATTCATGGGTTCTTATAAAGAGGAAAGCAATTGAGATAAATATCCTGAATCCATTTCTCGTTGAGAACATAGCGGTGATGCTAGCATTGTTGGTTGATATGGGTTCAGGTGAAAACTTTGCGAAGATTTTGTATCATGTCAAATGTTATTGTATCATAAGAATATAATACTGGGGGTTTTTAGTTGaatcaaatttatgatattaattCAAAACTGATAGATTCTTATACACTTTTGATATGCAAATTTATGATTAGTATTTGCTTAATATCGCCTTTGTTGATAAAAATTTATCCGTTACTTGTAGATCATGTATGCTACTATCATTGCCCTCTGTCTTGGTGTTACAATTCATAAGCATGAACTATTCAACATGTTTGCCGTCCACACGTAACTCTGTGCAGTGTAATACCATAAATGATtggatttttttaaactattattgGAGATGCAAATTTATTACGTTTTGTGTTACTTCTAGCCTCAAAGGACTTatcttttatcttcattttCTCATGGAAAACTTTATTCCAAACAGAGGTTTTGAGTAACATGTATTTTTCTGATGTGGGGGAAGGGGGCTGCATAGGGCTGACatgtttgagaaaaataataatgatttcaGGCCTATTCTGGTCTTCCTTTATACTGAAACAATGATATAGGACAAGACTATTAGGTAGTGGCATATATACCCTGCAGGTGTATTCATGTTGCTTGCTCCTCTAGTCCTACAATTATGCTACTGTGAACCTTAGATACAGTAGACATTCAGTCAATGCAAATTTTTATAGTCTGTACTCAGTTTGGTATTGATTATTAATGAAGGTTAATGTTCTTTAACTTGATTCTCTGCTAGTATATGGAGAAGGGGTAATCTACACTGTTGAGGACAATGATTTATTGGTTTTTCCATTTTTGACAAAGGCTAGCTTGCTAACTTGTTGCTAACTTTTTAACATTATTGGTAACATAGTGAAAGTCACATAAGGGCTTATTTGGAGTAATATTGACAGCTCTTTCAACTCTGTCATATGCCAAAATGAATGTGAGGGAATCTCAGTTTTTCTGTTCGGCTGAATTTTGACTTTGCAACGTGGAGAAAgggaaaatggaaaaattataatttaggaGAGATAAGAAGAGAAGAACTAAAGGATAATATAAGAGACGGTAATGGAAAGAAAAAAGTACTTGTATAAGGTTGTGCGCAAAATTTGCTAGTTTATCTTCCTAAGGCAGTTTCAACTGTTGGTGCTGAATTGTATTGTTACAGCTGATGGTCTGAAAGAGAAAATTGCATAAAAAGAGTTACTAACTTGT
This sequence is a window from Vigna angularis cultivar LongXiaoDou No.4 chromosome 2, ASM1680809v1, whole genome shotgun sequence. Protein-coding genes within it:
- the LOC108327354 gene encoding pentatricopeptide repeat-containing protein At5g14080-like — its product is MGCVELLRYQRLCGWGWKPDFMAYWVVAAGFRSMRNMATMFFNFMVEKERFPTILTVNDLCRNLCRHGKVDELLETFHVLNSQNYFKDVEGFNVMISFLCRAGKVREGYTVLQEMKKKGFQPNVSSYNYIMEACCKEDLLRPARKLWDEMFSNGCLGNLKTLPTAIIGSGRGGRRR
- the LOC108329761 gene encoding uncharacterized protein LOC108329761 → MLFFAHPFFLLLLALVSPTASLSRQTNATTIYEVLSDYGLPMGLFPKGVRDFGLAHDGSFWVHLDEACNAKFENELHYERNVSGHLSCGMIDALTGLQAQELFLWLEVMSIRVDVPTTGVIYFDVGAAYKRFPLSLFETPPECVAVRSKQHHAPSQGHSQSGRLEFKLDQETSGRNVL